The following proteins are encoded in a genomic region of Micropterus dolomieu isolate WLL.071019.BEF.003 ecotype Adirondacks linkage group LG04, ASM2129224v1, whole genome shotgun sequence:
- the LOC123970024 gene encoding uncharacterized protein LOC123970024 isoform X2 — protein MIFLILVFLLGGLRETETVSVIGELGKDITIKCTHVNAFSNIKYFCKGACQDADILISSRKKEKGSNDKYSILDEGNTFKVTIFHLTQKDSGTYWCGIERIGVDTYNMVDLTVIMEKLVYVGAGLGVVVLTLAIVLLIFFRHRNRDITTSSGKDTVYASLSSQKQGAHHITTSSSTANEDQETDGTTDDIFRSSSVQHQDTSRDHADNIYSNVTVSSEPQIQPDSLFYSTVSFNKHTDCTSVTPRTASATYASIKHILTDESTVYCDV, from the exons ATGATATTCCTAATTTTGGTCTTTCTTCTGGGAG GGTTGCGGGAGACAGAAACTGTGTCGGTAATAGGAGAATTGGGAAAGGACATCACAATAAAATGCACTCACGTCAACGCATTTTCCAACATCAAATATTTCTGCAAGGGAGCATGTCAAGATGCAGACATCCTAATAAGTagcagaaaaaaggagaaaggtTCAAATgacaaatacagtattttagatGAAGGAAACACGTTCAAGGTGACCATCTTTCATCTGACGCAGAAGGACTCAGGAACCTACTGGTGTGGAATAGAGAGAATTGGTGTCGACACGTACAATATGGTAGACCTCACAGTCATAATGG AAAAGCTGGTGTATGTCGGAGCAGGGCTTGGGGTAGTTGTGCTGACTCTGGCGATTGTCCTTCTAATATTCTTCAGACATCGAAACAGAGACATCACAACATCTTCTG GAAAGGACACTGTTTATGCATCACTATCCAGTCAGAAACAAGGTGCACACCACATCACTACTTCCTCTTCAACAGCCAATGAGGACCAAGAAACAGATGGCACGACTGACGACATCTTCAGATCGTCGTCCGTTCAGCATCAAGATACCAGCAGAGATCATGCAGACAATATTTACTCCAATGTCACTGTTTCATCAGAGCCTCAGATCCAACCAGACAGTCTCTTCTACTCCACTGTTAGCTTCAACAAACACACCGACTGCACCTCAGTCACACCTCGCACTGCATCAGCTACGTATGCCagcattaaacacattttgacagatGAATCAACAGTCTATTGCGATGTCTGA
- the LOC123970024 gene encoding CMRF35-like molecule 7 isoform X1, producing MIFLILVFLLGGLRETETVSVIGELGKDITIKCTHVNAFSNIKYFCKGACQDADILISSRKKEKGSNDKYSILDEGNTFKVTIFHLTQKDSGTYWCGIERIGVDTYNMVDLTVIMGKPDEATYALSSKKLVYVGAGLGVVVLTLAIVLLIFFRHRNRDITTSSGKDTVYASLSSQKQGAHHITTSSSTANEDQETDGTTDDIFRSSSVQHQDTSRDHADNIYSNVTVSSEPQIQPDSLFYSTVSFNKHTDCTSVTPRTASATYASIKHILTDESTVYCDV from the exons ATGATATTCCTAATTTTGGTCTTTCTTCTGGGAG GGTTGCGGGAGACAGAAACTGTGTCGGTAATAGGAGAATTGGGAAAGGACATCACAATAAAATGCACTCACGTCAACGCATTTTCCAACATCAAATATTTCTGCAAGGGAGCATGTCAAGATGCAGACATCCTAATAAGTagcagaaaaaaggagaaaggtTCAAATgacaaatacagtattttagatGAAGGAAACACGTTCAAGGTGACCATCTTTCATCTGACGCAGAAGGACTCAGGAACCTACTGGTGTGGAATAGAGAGAATTGGTGTCGACACGTACAATATGGTAGACCTCACAGTCATAATGG gaAAACCCGATGAGGCAACATATGCTTTATCCTCTA AAAAGCTGGTGTATGTCGGAGCAGGGCTTGGGGTAGTTGTGCTGACTCTGGCGATTGTCCTTCTAATATTCTTCAGACATCGAAACAGAGACATCACAACATCTTCTG GAAAGGACACTGTTTATGCATCACTATCCAGTCAGAAACAAGGTGCACACCACATCACTACTTCCTCTTCAACAGCCAATGAGGACCAAGAAACAGATGGCACGACTGACGACATCTTCAGATCGTCGTCCGTTCAGCATCAAGATACCAGCAGAGATCATGCAGACAATATTTACTCCAATGTCACTGTTTCATCAGAGCCTCAGATCCAACCAGACAGTCTCTTCTACTCCACTGTTAGCTTCAACAAACACACCGACTGCACCTCAGTCACACCTCGCACTGCATCAGCTACGTATGCCagcattaaacacattttgacagatGAATCAACAGTCTATTGCGATGTCTGA